GAATGAAAATTCTTATCTAGGTCAGAAACAATTTTATCATATGCAGTGAGAAGTGCCATGTAAGAAGAGTGGTTATGTCTAAAtccaaattgacaattttgaagtAAATTGTGACGATCAAGAAATCCAAATAATCTTTTGTGAAtaatttttctaaaattttagaaaatatggGCAAAACAGAAATTGGAcgataattgttacataaagTAGAATCACCAGATTTGTAAATGGGAACAACACGGGCAATTTTAAGATCATCCGGCACAATACCTTGCACGAAAGgttaaaaggttgataaaaatgacctgcattgagagtcagtcaagtgcggtggaggacaaacaatcTATTATCATCCTCTGCGAATCTTTGGCGCGTTATTCAAACCCATGCTTTGTAAGGAATATTAGCACTCTGTaggtgatatttcattttcacGTGCTCCAATATCGTTGATGTGCCTCCAGGGCTAGTGACCCGTGTTGTGACGTCCGACCAAATGAACCTcacatttggccattttagtctaaaaagtgcccatttttatACGCTTCACGCgattttgttccacttttgcaacatacttcaccattttagctttaaTATGGCAATATTTTTCGTGCGCTTATTCTGTCGCCATAAGGGGCTGGTGACCATCCTGACTAGACTGCGCACACACAGGGCTCTGAACAGAACATCACAAAACGACCACACATAGATTTTACCCACTACCACTATATCATTACCCAACAACCTTATCCACCAACCGGGTATGCCGAAAACCgaacaacccgagaaccgctctagtttttaaTGTATCTATTATGCTTCTGAAATAATCTTGCTCGAGCTTTTTTTAAGAATATAAACATTGCCGTCATCACAATTGTACATGTAAATTGTACGTTGCTTTATTACAGTTTCTAATACACCATTCTCCAGATATCGTTGTAGCATCGTCTCCAAAACTAGTCCAAATTGTTTCTCTCTGAAGCGATAATCGCCGACATTGAAAGTTATGACGCCTCCTATATATGAAggtaaaaacaaacacacaagcaATCAAAAACACGCACTTACATATTTAATTGTTAAAAGTCGTGGTGTGATGGGATTAATTTTTATGCTTgattttaatcaatatttatgtGAAAAATCATAAATGAAATGTTGCTAAATATTGTCAGACCCAACAAGTGTTCAACTTCTCAAGCTATAATAAGAAACTCTACTACTTTTTACaaatttggtcttttttttttcacaaaaggcTGCAGAAcgtccatttagtgcaatggggacgaatgttcCAGTAATTATAATTAGATGCGCTAAGAtcgtatttattcgaccatccgtatGAGAAAATGTTGTCCGGCACATATAGCAATATATTTTTTATGCCAATAATTCGTGTTGAGTCCCCCACTGTTGAattaaaaatgtgaagatgaacatATTGGCCGCTCATATAAAAATACATTCCttgggtatttatttatttatttatttatttatttatttatttatctatctatctaaatATCTATCTTAAATAAACACCTCACACAAAAGAATCCTCAATTATTTGAGTTGTCATAAATTATGTAAACac
Above is a genomic segment from Amphiura filiformis chromosome 17, Afil_fr2py, whole genome shotgun sequence containing:
- the LOC140137500 gene encoding uncharacterized protein, which codes for MVKMQPDGIYGKLYREFIGNNNPSSIPTGSYDCAVIGAGVCSGHIEADALPEIFRVVKPGGVITFNVGDYRFREKQFGLVLETMLQRYLENGVLETVIKQRTIYMYNCDDGNVYILKKSSSKIISEA